One window from the genome of Rariglobus hedericola encodes:
- a CDS encoding ParA family protein, whose amino-acid sequence MKPIFFNDAIKGAAKVLNEIEFPAGIKPLVIRDIHGRIRVAIDANSDEHQNLRTEIISKLGAIDTYLAADSGVIFKDELFNSNDIFNDPAILEVFIPVDGQTLKIQLLDRQITGQDWSSIEPETTTNIPRLVFFSLKGGVGRSTALTMLAYRLAQEGKNVLLIDLDLESPGLSGLLLPPDKMAEFGIIDWLLEDANGQGDAVLSRMISVSPLAETTTGQIRIAASMGMDESFYLDKLSRVYADVSSGGKSLRFSERIAKLINSLEEQEKPDVILIDSRAGLHDLGALSIVVLATHAFLFATDTAQTWQGYGHLFSHWRMRPKIAKKVREKLWIVDALFPETNQATRAAQFLDRSYKLFSENLYEEIAPGQNEENTFSFDLKDESAPHSPLRIKWNNRFQEFDPLLLSRKILTKSDIDSSFGEFLEAAFHLATKENE is encoded by the coding sequence TGGCATAAAACCATTAGTGATTAGAGATATACACGGCCGCATTAGAGTCGCCATAGACGCAAATTCCGATGAGCATCAAAATCTACGCACAGAGATTATCTCAAAACTAGGTGCTATCGATACATATCTCGCCGCCGACTCTGGAGTCATATTCAAAGACGAACTATTCAACAGTAACGATATCTTCAACGATCCAGCCATTCTGGAAGTATTTATCCCTGTTGACGGACAAACGCTCAAAATACAGCTCCTGGACAGGCAAATCACTGGCCAAGATTGGTCCTCAATTGAACCGGAAACCACGACTAATATCCCTCGCCTAGTTTTCTTTAGTCTAAAAGGTGGCGTAGGCAGGTCTACAGCCCTTACAATGCTTGCCTATCGGTTAGCCCAAGAGGGAAAAAACGTGCTTTTGATTGACCTAGATCTAGAATCACCGGGTCTTTCCGGCCTCCTCCTCCCCCCGGACAAGATGGCTGAATTTGGAATTATTGATTGGCTATTGGAAGATGCCAATGGCCAAGGCGACGCGGTTTTATCAAGAATGATATCAGTAAGTCCACTAGCGGAGACCACCACTGGGCAGATCCGCATAGCGGCATCGATGGGCATGGACGAGTCATTTTACTTGGACAAATTGTCACGTGTTTATGCAGACGTATCATCCGGAGGGAAAAGTTTACGGTTTTCGGAGCGCATCGCAAAACTCATCAACTCGCTGGAAGAACAAGAAAAGCCAGATGTAATCTTAATCGATAGCAGAGCTGGCCTGCATGATCTAGGTGCACTAAGCATAGTCGTGTTGGCGACACATGCATTCCTCTTTGCCACCGATACCGCACAAACATGGCAGGGTTACGGACATCTCTTTTCCCACTGGAGAATGCGTCCCAAAATTGCAAAAAAAGTAAGGGAGAAACTTTGGATAGTGGATGCACTTTTCCCTGAAACGAATCAAGCAACACGGGCGGCCCAATTTCTAGATCGTTCTTATAAGCTTTTTTCGGAAAATCTCTATGAGGAGATCGCACCCGGCCAAAACGAAGAAAACACATTTAGCTTTGATCTAAAGGACGAGTCAGCGCCGCATTCACCGCTACGCATCAAATGGAATAATAGATTTCAAGAATTCGACCCACTACTCCTTTCTCGAAAAATTTTAACCAAATCGGATATCGATTCTAGCTTCGGGGAGTTCCTTGAAGCGGCATTCCATTTGGCCACTAAGGAAAACGAATGA